DNA sequence from the Dunckerocampus dactyliophorus isolate RoL2022-P2 chromosome 4, RoL_Ddac_1.1, whole genome shotgun sequence genome:
GTGGACCTAAACGTCCATGCTCAGAACAGGACCATGGAGGTTCTGTTTGGCACCTGAGCCAACAAAGGCACATGCTATACTCATGAAGCAAGTTCTCCTCTCTTGATGGGCCTGCATGCAAAGCATGACCCATCTCAAAAAGGGAGAGACATGGCCGATAAAAACTGAATGAATTCAATAAATCAATGCTTTGCAAAAATGCACACCCGCCAAAACAGTTCTCCGTTTTATGGGGAAAAAGTCCTCAACATTTCTTCaagaaggttgaaatagttTCAGAACTTGCCAACACATCAGAAACGTTCTTGTCCAAATGTTAGGACTTTAGATGCATGATATGATGCGCAACCTCATTCTCCAGAGAGGTGCACAGATACTGTGTATTTGTCTTGGAGATAAACCACCATGACATCAATCCAAGAGACATCTTTAGGAGggctttttttacaaaaatgtcttTCCGTTTTGTGCCCttcaaatcattttatttttcctcatatgaccgcattctcatcaaattgcagcttttttctaggaatatttggacttcagtctgattaaaaattacttttgaaaaaatgtatatatatattaacttTATCCCTAACCTCATTTTGTTTTGCtcataatataaaacatttgtTTGATTTCAACACTAAAATGAGTTTTTTCCTGACAAGTTTATAGTAAAAtagcaactttttcacttcacttttcaagtgattgtcataaaatgacagctgctgtttttttcattttccaactatttaaacttgcTCGTAAtattggaatatttttatatcaACCTCATTTTCTTGACTATTTCCAccctgtgctactaaaatgacttatttttccctcataattttAAGGAGTCATTCTCATAGAATttctgttccattttttttccatttttgctgttgtatttttgttaaatgcTATTTATACTTTGGGCAGCCCTGCTTTGAAGGCATTCTCAATGTTGCTCAGACAAAGCACAGCAATACATCCTCAAATGATGCCTTCTCATCACCTTGTCTGTCTATGTGTGATGATTTACCAGTTGTGTGTCTGCTCTCCTCTGCTTTCTCCCACGTCCACTTGGAGACACAACTCCAGCCTGCAACGATAGTCTTTGGATCGTAAAGCTCCTTTAAAGTCGTAAAAGAGGCATCATTCCCACAAAGTACGTGACATCACGTAGCAACACGAGCATGTGAGCATACGTCAATCCAACCCCACGGAGCCAGAAAGAGAACGACATCTTAaagattcacttcattcagcaAAGCAAGAAAGGAACAAGAGCGGCACACACCACGCCAGGTTTGTTTACAGAACTAGATGATGCAATGTCAGCAGACAGCTGAAGCGAAAcggaaatgctttgaaaaggcACGAAAATGGAAAAAGTGGAACGAAGACGGGAGCTGTTTGGAAGCTGAAGCTCggctgaaatgctgtggaaatgTGACGAAACATCGAATGAATGTCAAAATAGTTTGACAGCTCAGATGAAGGATGAAACTGATGAAATGTTCGACGTATATAAGAAGAAATAAGAGAATGTTAAGCATAATATTGTTTGATACAACATGAGGAAAGCATGCAGGGGAACCCAGCCAGCCTTCTACAGGTCGATGGCCAAGTACGGTACTAGCTGAGCTGTGCAGCCTCATAGCGTCAGTAGAATGTGGGTAGTGGTGGGCTGGTTAATGCTATTGCTAtgtcccataatgcattgctgcACTTGAACTAATTGAAATAGTTAATATTAAGTGTTTAACGTTATATAATTAGCTTTACCCTGTGTGGATTTACTTATTGTATTTCTAGACTTCGTCTTCTGTCCATCTGGTACCATGACTGTGCTCATGCCACTTTGTACCCATTCTTTTTCACAGAAAAGATGAAATGACATGGCGCgtgggaatattttggaaaaacctgaATTGGTGGCACACCTGGCCAGAGTAAGCTGAGCATTTTGATATTGGATTTGTTTGAATTGGTTAAGAAATGCAGGAGTAGTCAAAGATTATTTGAAAATAAGTAGAATACGGCGCCTTGGAAAATAGCACCACGGGCTCGGTTCTGGCGCCAATGCTATTTAACGTCTACAACCATGACCAACATGAAGGAAGTACGGTTATGCAGATAGGGTTTAAGTTTACAACACACAGAGCTAACATGTCTTTTTGTTTATGCTCCGTTTctcccttttgttttttttggagaattttgaaaaaataagagATTTTGGTTGCATAAGTCAAGTATGTGAGcaatagcaacatttatggACCATGCACAGCCTTTGAGTGGCTAGTGTCAGGGCCATGTGTGTAAGCGTCCTCTTTCCTTTGCCACAAATGATGGGctgtgctttgaaataacatgAAAGAATGATAATATAGCTCATATTTCCATGGTGTTTCATATTCTTAAACTATCCGTCTGGAGTTACACATAATTAGCAAATCATTTTCAACATAACGTCCAAGTCATGGTGTCCACCTTTTAAACCAAAGAGATTTTGCCAAGCTTgtgttcatctaaaatgtgcTGGCAATTAGGAAcaatgtagaaacatgctcactaaaaatggaaacGTGCCTCGATATCCCGCCACTTTTTTAATGGGTCCCGCTCCACTGACGCTCATATTCCTCTTGTTGGTAAAGCTGCTGCTGTGCCCTCCAAATATGAGGGTTTTAGGGGCCTCCAGCTTTCTGCTTCTTTGTCTTCTCAGCAGCTGTGATTCAGAAGAAGCGAGTGAAACGCAATCAAGGATGGACGCCGCGTTCATGGGCCACTTTGCGTTGCCATTTATGGCGTGAAGAGGGCGTGGCGTTGGGTGGAGTTGCTTATGCACATTTGGACCACGGGTGCAGCACAAATCGTGTTGTTAGGTGTGAATGTTGTTGTACGTATGCACACTTTGGCTTTCTGGCGgacgcagacttttagtcagatttccacacACAGTTTTATAGGTGAGGGCCCTGGTCTTCACTGCTGCTGAGTACTGTTCCCCAGTCTGGTGCCGCAGTCTTCGTGTCAAAAAGCTCCACACTGAACTCGATGATGCCCCCAACCCACCAACCACCTGTCCTAGCTGGAATTGCCCCAGCCGAGGTCAGACGAAAAGGTGCTGTGCTGTCTCTTGCTCGGAGGGACGAGTGAATCCCATCTCCTCCACGAGACCATCACGGAGATACCACAGCGCCAGCGCCTCAAATCCTGCCACCCATTTGCCACACATGCCAAGGAATTGCGCAGCACTACACCAGCTGACACCAACGGAGCCTCCTGGGTGAAGGCAACATGGCAGGAACAGTGGAGAGCAACAGAACCTTCCAGGCTAACACTGAGGACCCCACAGAAgtcctaacctaaccctaaccctttggCCTACTTGCTGCCTTGTAGTAAGGACATCTGACGTCAGTGTAGATACCCTTGACATTTGTAAACGTCGCATCAAATACTGTAGTTAGAAGTAGGCTGACAGCTTGGTACACCCCAAAGACAGGACAGCCCATACCCAGAAAAACAGCGTGCCCTGATGTTTACACGGGGGAGAGCACGCGGCCACCGAGCAGGCGCAtggcgcacacacgcacgcacacacacacacacacacatacacacaggcaGATGTTGTGTGGTAAGAGGGCAGTGATGGAAATAGATTTTAAGTGCTCCCCATTCCAAGGGTCCACATGGTTGCCATGGAGATGTGAAGCTGACAGTAACCATGTGACCCATGTGACACCTCCGTCCTACTTctctaccacacacacacacacacacacacacaccctgaaCGCCCCTCCCACTTATGACTTCACGATGCCGTATGAAGGTGGCTGGGCTGAGCAGCTGAAGACAAACGAGAAGGACGAGCGCaaggaggacaaggaggaggagaagtttTGTTTGACATCGTCACGTAAGAGGTTTTTTTGAATAATCGACCTGACATCATGCATCATTTTCACCAGTGCTTTTTGTGTGCAGGGTCGCCAGGGTGGAGTCACATCAGCTGTCAATCACTGTTCAACATAAAGGATCagtcaagctgaaacaaacatcTTTGCTGTGCGCCATGTTCTGGAAGCACGCCACCTGGTCTTGGCACCGCGATGACGACGGTTATATGCTCACCGCAGAACCTTGGAGAAACCTGGACTCTGGCACAGATCCCCACCGGAACCACACTGCCGGCACAGCAGCTGGAACTGCTCCTGAAGAGACCCGCGACACCGGCGACCTGTCCACGCCGCACGCCAGCCATGTGACCAGACACGCCAAAACACAGCTGATGGTGAGTCTGCTGACCTCCCTTGTAGAACAACACCATTTTTTCaaggtgtgtgtggggggggcatTGTGGGAAATGGAGGACGTCCTGTGTCACACACAAAGATCaggaagcatgtgtgtgtgtgtgtgcgtgtgtgtttcctGCTATTATTCTCTTGGTTCTTACACACACGTGCGCATGCAGAGGACACTGCTGGATCTACAGGAGGTTCTAGAATGGATGTTGTCAGGTAGAGACCACGTTTGGGTTTAGTCCTGCTTCAATAAATCTTCAGACAAGCCGCCATCATGCACACCATCTACCGCCTGTGTCACGTCTGCATTGGACAGAACCTTCCTCAGGTTGGTACCGGTGGTCCATCCGTCTTCTAGAGCTCTTGCTGTAAATATTTCATGTCTCCAACGTCTCTAAAACAGCTGCACTCAGTGCGTGTGTGAGGGAAAGAGAGAAAGATGGTTCATAAAAAAGTGAAGAAGTACAGTAAGGTGTGTGTTTCCAAGGtttatttgttgtatcttcTTTATTGACTGAACAAACACCACCTCAAGGAGGTCACATGACACTTTTTATGGCGGGGGTCAAAGTGTAGACCAGATTGGAGAAGTGTGTTTCTCCTAGGGTCTTTCCTTGAGGAAAACTTTGTGCGACGTCTGCAAAGGTGCGGATGGGCTACAGAACCTGACACGGTTCCTCCGACAGCTTTTTGTTCCCACACTCAGCTgccttaaaaaacaaaagcgaGCTGAGATCTCCCCTGAGTCCACATGAGGAAGTGGACTCCAGAGGAACAACGCAAACACTGAGAAAGAATCCATTCAGCTAAAGGTCATGGGGGTGCCACTTCCTGAGGAGTTTTAATTTCAGCCTGCCAGTCTGGACTTTGGGCCACTGAGGTGTTTTTGTGTCATGGAAACAGCCTGGAGACCAGGACAGGCTGAGGCCACAACAAGAATCTTTTAGCGCGATGGTTAAAGGGCTGAacttttagctcgatggctaaAACCTTCAacttttagctcgatggctagcgctctcgactGGTTGGAGCGCAGTGTGGTACGTGGGGCTGACATGTTCAAACTTCTCGTATGTCAACATGACTCTGGTATTTCATGTTGTCCAAGATGCTGCAAGACAATTAAGTCCAACATGCAGCTAGCATGATGCTACCTCAGCTAATTTCCAGCATTGTTCAAACATTGTTGACGTAAGCAGAAGACAGTCCTGACCATGCGGTCTACATCCTCAGGTCAGTGTTATCCGAGGAGACGACGGCTTTGGGTTCACTATTTGCTGCAACAGTCCAGTGCGGATTCAGTCTGTGGACACGGGTGAGACCTCATGGAAAACTAAAGCCATACAGTGTTTGATGATTTCACAGTAAAAGCTCCAAAGTGTATTTAGTGTGAAGAGTTGTTTGTCATTTCCTGTTATTGTTGTGTCCATCACTGAGGCTCTGTTCATTGCTTGTAGGAGGTCCCGCTCATCAGTCTGGTCTCCTTGAGGGAGATGCTGTTCTGCAGCTGAACGGGCTTCCTGTGGAGACCTGGAAGTGTGGCGATCTGGCTCATGCTATCAGGTGAGCACACCCTTCCGTGTGACTTCCTTCCACATGCAGTTAGACCTTGATGACAACTGTGTGTCCGTCCGTCAGGAGCTGTCCCACTCAGATTGTCCTGGTGGTGTGGAGAGGGTCACCTGGGTTCAGGGCGGGCTTTTGTGAGTCTTTGCTCCACCCACTAGCATCCAGCAAGGTGGGTCACATGATCATGCCCTATTCGGTTGAACTGACATGTTGACCAAGTCGTCATCTTGCGTCTTCCCCATCCACCAAGTCGTGTTTGAGACGAGGGAACATTGACATCTGTGATTTGTTACTTCCAATTGACGCTGTCTGTTTCTCAGACCACAAAGTTGCTGCCTCAACCCGCCCACAGTAAACATGGCCGCAGACGGCATCAGGGATCAGTGGTGAGATCTAGTCTGGGGGTACTAGGTTCTCTGTGGAGGGACTGTAAAGAAGATGAAGAACATTGCACCGGTGTGACATCAAGTGGCGACAATTACATCATCCTGTCTCCTGTTGGTCCAGAAGAACAGGTGAGTCTGAGAGGGCGGGGCTAGAGCATGCCACTTGAAATAATGGACAAAGTCAGGGAAGTGGCAACTAAGGTGATGGCACTTCATGTCCACACACAAGTGTGAGTGCAGGACAAGGGACACGTGAGGGAGGTTAACACGGTTTGTGAGTGCCCCCTAAGAGTACTCGCCCCAGGATGTAATACCGCTACTGCAGAGAAGAAACCAAGAACCGCCCACACAGACTAGTCCATCTATCGTTTCAGTACTGAAAGCGGGGTTCAAATGGTACAACCAACTCTAAAACTGCCACCAACCTGGGTGTCACAAAGTGACGACAACATCTCCCgataaaaacatttgtgttctcttTCAGCTCCTCCATCCTGTCCTCGATGACAGAGCCAGGACGATCGGTAAGACTTGCTCAGAATATCAATCAATGTATCGATTATGAAGTCATAACAAGTTTTTGTTGCCAGGACGTCTATACCAGACTCTCACCGGGAGAGGTCTGAACCTTCTCAATGAACAGCAAGACGGGTCGTCATGGCAACCACTCACCCGCCACGCCGTCAGCTTGGCCACTTCCACCTCCGCTACCTTGCGTAACTACGGCAACTACCAGAACTGCACCATCATTCAATCACATGTGCCCTCCTACAACACCCTACATCCTACAACGCTCATCTTCCCCGTATCTGTTCAGGTCAGAACCAAGCACCTAATCCTGATCCAGACCATTCAACCTTTTGCTTGTCTTAGTAAAGGATCAAAGTTCAGCTTTGATCCTTTGATCTAAAATCACCCCTCAAGCCATAGTCTTGAATCTAAGGCCTGCAGGTTTAAGAACCTTTCTCTGTGAGACCTGGTCTAATAACCTTTTGTCTGTGAGACCTGGTCTAAGAGTTTATTGTCTGTGAGTCCTGGTCTAAGAACCTATTGTCTGTGAGTCCTGCTCTGAGAACCTATTGTCTGTGAGTCCTGGTCTGAGAACCTTTTGTCTGAGAAGAGAACATGTTATGTTTGTCTTCTTGCAGCCTTTGGATCTGTGCAGTCCTGACAGAATGCTGCTACTGCCAGAAGAAATGATTCTCCACCAGGCTGACCAACTGCCTCAAAAGGTACGGCTGCTGCCAACAGATCACATGCCCAAAACGGACtgctcacgtgtgtgtgtgtgcgcgcgcatgtTTCAGGTGACTGTTTTGATCTACAGTGATGTTCTGCTGGTCAGCAGAAAGGATGAAGCTGGACGCTGTCACGTCCTGATGAGTCCACTGTACATCAACACACTGCAACTTCAAGAGGGTAACATTGCTGATATCATTATCATCACTAGTAGTCGTTTGTTgttggttgtttgtttgtttgagtaCTTTGTTGCAGTGGCGTCGACGCCTCGTCACATCTACTTCCTGCAGAGTGCTTCCAAGGGTTGGCAGGTGGTCTTCAGTTTGGAAGCCTTCAGTTTGGAGCAGAAGCTTCGAATGAGTCTCTGTCTCCATGACAACATCCAACAACAgctggttgccatggagacTGTAGACAGCCAGCAGGTACTTTTTTCACTTGCAGCCTCCTAACTTTCTAAGCTGTCAATCACAGCCACATTGCTGTGTGCTGTGTGCTGTGCATGTTCATCATCAGGTTCTTTCTTCCTTCTGTCCAGTTCTCAGACCTCACCTCCTTTCCTGGCTCCTTTCCTGACTCCTCTACAGATCCTCACCTCCTCCACCCGTCTCCTACCTTCCCTCCCCTGAAAGTCACCCCTCCTCCTGCCTTCTCTTCTCCCGCCACTACAGTTTTACCCACCTTGACCGAGCTCCTCCCCCCTCCTTTGCCCTCACCTGTCTGGAAGGAGAGAGGGGCaggaggggaggaggaggagcatcAGCAGGGGGAGGGGGAGAGTGCCTctgaaatgtcagaaaatgttgGGGGGCGGGGCTTACTCCTCAACCCCGCCCATTTCACATTAGAGGCGCATAAGAGtaatgaagaggaggagagaaCACATACCGCAGAGGACTTAAGCTCCGCCTCCACACCGGCAGGTCAGCCTGACACATGACCCTGCATGCCCACATGTCCTTCCTGTGtcccttcacaataaaagtggcAGGAAACATCTCTTTACACTTTTTCAGCAAATATCAACAAGCTAAAGTGATTTATTGATTCAAATGTAATATCGATTGACCTCGTTTATTGACTTGTCATTCATTGATTACGATGTAATATTGATTTATAtcgtttatttttcatttattgattcCAATGTAATATTGATTGATATCATTGAtttaattgtcatttattgATTACAATGTAATATTGATTGATATCGTTTATTGACTTGTCATTCATTGATTACAATGTAATATTGATTGATATCTTTTATCGAGTGTAAAACTCTCATAAAAAGATATTTGTGCTTTGGTTCAGTCCTCAGGCGCTCACTTTCTGAGGGTTCTCTGCAACAACCTCCATCAGGCCACTCGCGTTCTGACAGCACCATCCACTGCCTCACCCGCGCCCTAACCTTTCACCTCCACACCTCCCACCCCTCCCTTCACACTCTCAGGAAACACCTGACAACAGAGGACGGCTCTCTTCACCACATGCTGCTGCTCAATGGCTCCAAGGTAGAGTCCGCTATGAACATACTTGCGTAGCgtctacatactgtagctgtatGCGTATCAATATGTACATAGTCCATTACCAAGCAGGTCTAGTGAgtgcttgttttatttttcaggaTGTTGAAGTTAGAAATCACCTTAGGAAGAAAACCAAGAGTCtgtacgtacacacacacacacacacacacatgcaggaataagttgttgtttttggcagtgCTGCAGACGTGCGCAGTGGTTTTCCGTTCCTGCGCAGACGGAAGCGTTGGGTCCAATGTGGCAGCTTGGAGAGAGCCCTGAGGAACACCAGGTGTGTTCTTCAAGTCCAGAACTTTCATTCCAGACTCTTCATGCTGTTTCCAGTGGTTCTGATGTGCTTTGAGGAGGTTCTTGTGGGTTCTGTTCTGCTGAAGCGTGTCTTCCTCCAGGCCGTCTGCAGGGGAGGTATTGAAGTGGGCGGAGAGTCTTGAGGCCCTCTTGGCCAATCAGTGTAAGGCATTTTTTCAGCTGTTAGTGAGGGGAACCAATCATTAGGGACATTCATGCCATCTTTCTTGTCATTGGTCAGATGGTCTTGCGGTGTTCCGTCACTTCCTGAAGTCCGAGTTTAGCGAGCAAAACCTGGACTTTTGGTCGGCTGTGGAGAGATTCAAGGAGACACACCCCCTCAGCAAGATGGCTGCCAGCGCCGCCAAAATCTATGAGGAGTTTATCTCAAGCAGCGCACCCCGGCAGGTACCTGACCTGTCCTGTGTGGATGCCACAGATCGCATTGTGATCTCACCTTGTTCATCTCCAGGTGAACGTGGATTCAAAGGTCAGAGAgtcaaccaatcacagcctgcGTCTCGGCGTTCACCCCGCCTCCTTCCAGCTGGCCCAGGATTGCATCTTTGACCTGATGGAGGCCGACAGCTACCCACGATTCCTCAAGTCCCACCTCTATGCTCAACtggccaatcaggacacagggGTGGTCCATTAGAGCCAAGCAACTTCTGGCCAGCCCGCCAATCAGAACCGTAGCCCAGAACCTGACAACCAAGACTTGTAATCCTATGACGAGATCCATTCCTGTTCGACTGCGCCAGGTTCAGATAGGTCAAAGAAGTTCTGACTGGACAAACATTGTTCAGAGGTTCTGACACACGTAAGCAATGAAGTCAACTTCAATGTGTCACATGATCAGCTAGAAGATGACAAAACCAACCTGACAGAAGATACCTACAGTAGAAGATGATGGAACCAACCCCATAGGCCAGTACCGGGCTGCGGGgcttggggaccactgccaTAGAAGACTGCCAAACCAACTCCATAGAAGACTACAGAACCAACCCCATAGAAGACTACAGAACCAACCCCTTAGAAGACTGCAGAACCAACCCCATAGAAGACTGCAGAACCAACCTTATAGAAGACTGCAGAACCAATCCCTTAGAAGACTGCAGAACCAACCCCATAGAAGACAACAGAACCAACCCCGTAGACTACAGGAATCAATGAATAGGGTCAATGAATTAATGAACCAACCTGATAGAATAGACAGAACCAACCAATCAATGCTTTTAAGTGTTAATGGGGACGAATAAAAGATGAGACTTGCAAGTGGTGTGTGTCTTTATTTCATTGTGGATTTCTTTGATCTGCTCTGTGCACCTCTATGAACATAGATGTAGAGCATCTAGATGTGTGTAGACATGTACAGACAGTGCATGTGTTCATCCGGCCAGGATATGCTTGACAAACTCTGTGTAGTTGACGTGGCCGTTGGCGTCCTCCTGTCCCGCCATCAGCCGGTCCACCTCGTCCTCTGTCATCTTCTCCCCCAGCGTTGCGAGGACATGGCGAAGCTCCGCCCCCATGACGGTGCCGTTTCCTTCCTTGTCGAAGACCCTGAGCCCCTCCACGAAGTCCTCAAAGTGGCCGTGGTCCTTGGCGCGGGCCACGTGCTGCAGCATGGGCAGGAAGCTGTCAAAGTCCAGCAGCTTGGAGTGCAGCTCCTCTGCTTTGGGCCGGCCCAGCAGCTTCAGAACCTCCTCGTTGGTGGGGTTGTGACCCAGGGCGCGCATCACGTCGCCGCACTGACCGTATGTGATCTTCATCTCTCCTGTCGGGGTCTCGTCAAACAGCGTGAAGGCGTCGCGGAACTCTTCTATCTGCTCGGCGCCAAATTCCACCACCACACTTTTCAGGTCCACCTCGGGAGCTTTGGACTCAGGTTCCGGCTCTTTTGGAGGGGGCGCCGAGCTCTCGTCTTTCTTCGCCGATTCCACCGGCTTCTTTGCGTCTGCGGTCTTCTTTGCTTCCACTTTCTTGGGGGCCATGTTGGCGACTGGCAGCCGGGCAGCGCGTGACCTCCTTATAGGCTGCGCCGGGCGAGGAGGGAGGAGCTGTAGCGCCGGCCAGGATGACCAAAGATGGAAATGAAGATTGGAATAGAAACTCTTAAGAGGAGGAAAACCACGATAACGTCATCCTAATGACCTTCAGCCTGATAAACCCTAACCCTGATAAACAACTCACACGCATATATGCTTACAAACgttctaaacacacacaaacatgaacacaaacatTGTTCACTTCACTGTCGTCTGTCACTTAAGTtcagaaattgtgtgtgtgtgtgtgtgtgtgtgtcaacattCCATTCTGGATAACAGCGGTGCTTGTCCTCCATGTTGTGTGTTTCCAGATAAACGGTGTGTGTTCTGATGTACGATGCTGTGTGCTTTGACCAGCCTCTGCTGCAAATACCTCAGCTCTCACATGGCCTGCAGGTTGGGAAAGGTCCACCTATGTCAAGATGAAAAACAGTGAGAAATAACAGTATTTGCATTCCCCCCTCCCCCTGACATCTCCTTCGTGCTTCCTGGGCACCACCACAAGCCAGGACCTCAAGCGGCAGCCCACCATCAGCTCCCTCAGCAGATGTTCCTGCGGCAGCTGTACAAAGTCGAGCTGCCAAGCAGGATGCATCCTCAGCTCCTCCATCAGCGTGTGGTATGCTGGGGCCACTGGCAGGGACACGGACTGCAGCGAAACCATCCTTCTCTCCAGGGCCTGTATGTTTCCTCTTGCATCCAGCATGGATGATTCACTACATCAGCTGCTGCATCCAGATCAGAGACAACTGGTCTGACCATCATTTATTCAACTTCCATGCAAGGACACTCATCAGTATACAAGCTGACGGACAAACATGGCGACCATTCAAGATGAAATGCTACTTGATATAGCTAACACCATGTGGCAGGAGAGGGGtgctctcctcctcctgtggGGGACATCCACTAAGTACTGTTCCTTGTTTacacattgaaaacctgtttatcaccttctagATACGCTTCTTaacattggagccctctagacattaaataacacccctatagtatcacatttacactcccatCGCCCAATATCGTGATATCACGCAGCAGTGTACGTGTCATcatccaatatagtagccatGTTATCACCCAATATCATGATACCACCCAATATGGTAGAAATGATTTCCCCCCAATACCATGATACCACCCAATATGGTAGAAATGATTTCCCCCCAATACCATGATaccacccaatatagtagacatgttatcacactatatatatatatatatatatatatatatatatatatatacacactgtatatattatatatatatagtgtatactaCAGTGGTATGCtgtactacagtatacagtatatatacatactgtatatatgcaccCAAATACAACTGTAAGAGGGTCAGGCGTGTCATGAGTTagagtgctgctctgctgccatcttaTGGTCTCTTGTTGCAGCGCACCTGCCCACCTTGGGGAGGACCTCAGACACACCTGTTTTAAATCTTCGTTGGACTACTTTAGCTCTGCTTCCATGTTCAGTCATTGCCGGATTGTTTTCCCATGTTCACCCGTTCCATGCTCAtgtcctgtctttttttttttttttttcaaaatggcgccgtgtgagtggctgccggttacagcagctctgtactttcttccaccttttagtgtttttatagtattttagtcttcttcttactttttcttttggtcgcaTCTGGTCGAGTGTGCAGTTATGGAGgttgatattgttacttttcttgtctgcgccttgatgctctttgaacttttcagttcaactgtgggaaacctcttcagccacggctccccattcaaccaaggctccattgtttacacccgggatcagctgttagccctgtgccacacaccccctctctcatcatggggaacgtaagatctctccccaacaagatggaagagctaacggcgctgaccagactgcagagggagtaccgggaatgcagcctcatgtgcttcatggagacgtggctgagtgaactttctctggattcacacgtcacaatggacggattccagctggtacgagcggacaggaatgcaacggagagcggtaagaagaagggagggggaatcactgtgtttgtgaatgatagatggtgccacctgggacacatctgtgtgaaggagcaactgtgcaccagagacgtggaactgttagcggttagcatgcggccatactaccttccgagggagttttca
Encoded proteins:
- the LOC129179715 gene encoding regulator of G-protein signaling 21-like isoform X8; amino-acid sequence: MLLLNGSKDVEVRNHLRKKTKSLAADVRSGFPFLRRRKRWVQCGSLERALRNTSVSSSRPSAGEVLKWAESLEALLANQYGLAVFRHFLKSEFSEQNLDFWSAVERFKETHPLSKMAASAAKIYEEFISSSAPRQVNVDSKVRESTNHSLRLGVHPASFQLAQDCIFDLMEADSYPRFLKSHLYAQLANQDTGVVH